From a single Fulvivirga ulvae genomic region:
- a CDS encoding dihydrodipicolinate synthase family protein, with translation MNFQWQGVFPAVTTKFTKDDQLDWWWFEKNIEAQLDAGVDGIILGGTLGEASSLSDDEKYELTRRTVSIVGSRVPVILNIAEQSTTLAIRAAAKAKENGASGLMMLPPMRYKATDQETVEYFKAVAQSTDLPIMIYNNPVDYKIEVTMDMFEELASEANIQAVKESTRDISNVTRMINRFGDRYKILSGVDTLALESLCMGADGWVAGLVCAFPRETVAIYRLQKAGYHEEALKIYRWFLPLLELDINPQLVQNIKLAETMAGLGTEEVRLPRMPLNGMERDRVVKIIEDGLNTRPELPDYFNIEKIMNTI, from the coding sequence ATGAACTTTCAATGGCAAGGGGTATTTCCCGCAGTGACAACTAAATTTACTAAAGACGATCAACTGGACTGGTGGTGGTTTGAAAAGAATATTGAGGCCCAACTTGATGCGGGTGTTGATGGTATTATTTTGGGAGGTACTCTTGGAGAGGCCAGCTCTCTCAGCGACGATGAAAAATATGAACTGACCAGGCGTACGGTATCCATCGTAGGTAGCAGAGTGCCTGTAATTTTGAATATTGCAGAGCAAAGCACCACATTAGCTATACGTGCAGCTGCCAAAGCTAAGGAAAACGGAGCCAGCGGTCTCATGATGTTGCCACCTATGAGGTATAAAGCTACAGACCAGGAAACCGTGGAGTACTTCAAAGCTGTAGCACAATCTACAGACTTGCCAATTATGATCTATAACAACCCTGTTGATTATAAAATTGAAGTGACCATGGATATGTTTGAAGAGCTGGCTTCAGAGGCCAACATTCAGGCTGTTAAAGAATCCACCAGGGACATCAGTAATGTTACCAGAATGATCAACCGTTTTGGAGACAGGTATAAGATCTTGTCTGGCGTTGACACACTTGCATTGGAAAGCCTTTGCATGGGTGCTGACGGCTGGGTGGCAGGTCTTGTATGTGCCTTCCCGAGAGAAACGGTAGCTATATATCGTTTGCAAAAAGCCGGTTATCATGAAGAGGCACTTAAAATATACAGGTGGTTCCTGCCTTTGCTGGAGTTGGATATTAACCCTCAGCTGGTACAGAATATTAAGCTTGCCGAAACCATGGCAGGATTGGGAACAGAAGAAGTGAGATTGCCGCGTATGCCTCTTAATGGAATGGAGCGGGACAGGGTAGTGAAGATTATTGAAGACGGCTTGAATACAAGGCCTGAGCTGCCCGACTATTTTAATATTGAAAAAATAATGAACACGATTTAA
- a CDS encoding aldehyde dehydrogenase (NADP(+)) has translation MVVQGKNIIGFSLSAASDEFVTSFDPKDARPMEKFYMATNEEIEETLQKASEAFGVYKHFSGNRRADFLEAIADEILALDNVLVQTAVKESGLPEARIIGERGRTVGQLRLFAQLLREGSWVDATIETAQPDREPLPKPDIRKMLVPVGPVVVFAASNFPLAFSTAGGDTASALAAGNPVIVKAHMSHLGTNELVARAIAEAAKNTGMPDGVFSSLNGRGSSLGQKLVMHPVVKSVGFTGSYTGGMALYKAAAQREEPIPVFAEMGSVNPVILLPGKLKNSAKETAKQYAGSITLGVGQFCTNPGLLLGIAGEDLNTFLEELAKEIRNIAPATMLNEGIWKSYQSGKAKVLEQNGVTLLGAATEQEGNHLGTAAIALVSGEDFLSNPSLHEEVFGPFSLVVRCTDKEQLLEVIQSAKGQLTSTIMAEPDELKGHHDIVEAASKIAGRVLFNGVPTGVEVCHAMQHGGPFPSSTDSRFTSVGTDAIKRFVRPLAIQGFPEEALPDALKNSNPLGIWRKVNGELTRDAING, from the coding sequence ATGGTAGTACAAGGAAAGAACATTATCGGATTCAGTTTATCTGCAGCATCAGATGAGTTTGTTACCTCATTTGACCCGAAGGATGCCAGGCCTATGGAGAAGTTTTATATGGCCACCAATGAAGAAATTGAGGAAACCCTGCAAAAAGCTTCCGAAGCTTTCGGAGTGTATAAGCACTTCTCAGGAAACAGAAGAGCCGATTTTCTGGAGGCTATAGCGGACGAAATACTTGCTCTTGATAATGTACTTGTTCAAACGGCTGTAAAAGAAAGTGGCCTGCCGGAAGCCCGGATTATAGGAGAGCGCGGAAGAACTGTAGGGCAGTTGAGGTTATTTGCCCAGTTGTTGCGAGAAGGCTCCTGGGTTGATGCTACTATAGAAACGGCCCAGCCTGACAGAGAGCCGCTACCTAAGCCAGACATCAGGAAAATGCTTGTACCCGTAGGGCCTGTTGTGGTATTTGCCGCCAGTAACTTTCCATTGGCATTCTCTACGGCAGGTGGAGATACTGCATCGGCACTGGCTGCCGGTAATCCGGTGATTGTTAAAGCGCATATGTCTCACCTGGGTACCAATGAGCTGGTAGCCCGGGCAATCGCCGAAGCAGCTAAAAATACAGGAATGCCCGATGGCGTTTTTTCAAGCCTGAACGGCAGAGGCTCTTCTCTGGGGCAGAAACTGGTAATGCATCCCGTTGTCAAGTCAGTTGGTTTTACAGGTTCCTACACCGGTGGAATGGCATTATATAAGGCAGCAGCCCAAAGAGAAGAGCCTATTCCTGTTTTTGCAGAAATGGGCAGCGTGAATCCGGTGATTCTACTTCCCGGGAAACTAAAGAACTCTGCAAAGGAAACAGCCAAACAATACGCAGGATCAATCACCCTGGGAGTTGGGCAATTCTGTACTAACCCGGGCCTTCTGTTGGGTATCGCCGGAGAGGACCTGAACACCTTTCTTGAGGAACTGGCCAAAGAAATCCGGAACATAGCTCCGGCTACCATGCTTAATGAAGGCATTTGGAAGAGCTATCAAAGCGGAAAGGCCAAGGTACTTGAACAAAACGGTGTAACACTCCTGGGAGCGGCAACGGAGCAGGAAGGCAACCATCTTGGCACAGCAGCTATAGCGCTGGTTTCGGGCGAAGATTTTCTAAGCAACCCCAGCCTCCATGAAGAAGTGTTTGGGCCATTTTCACTGGTGGTCAGATGCACTGACAAAGAGCAATTGCTGGAAGTGATTCAAAGTGCCAAAGGGCAACTCACATCCACTATTATGGCTGAGCCTGATGAACTGAAAGGTCATCATGATATTGTAGAGGCAGCATCAAAAATAGCAGGAAGAGTATTGTTTAACGGCGTGCCGACGGGCGTCGAAGTATGCCATGCCATGCAGCATGGAGGCCCGTTCCCTTCTTCAACGGATAGTAGGTTTACTTCCGTAGGTACAGATGCCATTAAACGTTTTGTAAGGCCTTTGGCTATCCAGGGATTTCCGGAAGAGGCTTTGCCGGATGCACTGAAGAACAGCAATCCGTTGGGTATATGGAGAAAGGTGAATGGAGAATTAACAAGGGACGCTATTAATGGCTAG
- a CDS encoding 4-hydroxyproline epimerase, translated as MARKTFFCVDAHTCGNPVRVVAGGGPHLEGASMSEKRQHFLQEYDWIRKSLMFEPRGHDMMSGSILYPPADPANDAGVLFIETSGCLPMCGHGTIGTVTIAIEEGLVTPKVPGQLRLETPAGLVLVSYIREGKKVKSVKLTNVASFLEAEGIIAACPDLGELKVDVSYGGNFYAIVDPQENFKGVQAYSAEQLIQWSRKLRENINNNFKFEHPDNPTISGLSHILWTGDTLSEESTARNAVFYGDKAIDRSPCGTGTSARMAQWYAKGWLKKGQPFIHESIIGSKFTGRIEDEVIVAGKKGIIPSVEGWAMVYGYNNIIVDDDDPYSAGFQVI; from the coding sequence ATGGCTAGAAAAACGTTTTTTTGTGTAGATGCCCACACCTGCGGCAATCCGGTAAGGGTGGTGGCTGGTGGAGGGCCGCACCTGGAAGGTGCCAGCATGAGCGAAAAAAGACAACATTTCCTTCAGGAATATGACTGGATCAGGAAAAGCCTCATGTTTGAACCACGAGGACATGATATGATGTCAGGGAGTATATTGTACCCTCCGGCAGACCCGGCTAATGATGCGGGCGTCCTGTTTATAGAGACTTCCGGTTGTCTTCCCATGTGTGGTCATGGTACCATAGGTACTGTTACTATAGCTATTGAAGAGGGGCTGGTTACTCCAAAAGTACCCGGGCAGCTTCGCCTTGAAACCCCGGCCGGCCTGGTGCTGGTAAGCTATATCCGGGAAGGTAAAAAGGTTAAATCCGTAAAGCTGACCAATGTGGCGTCCTTTCTGGAGGCCGAGGGCATTATAGCTGCCTGTCCGGATCTGGGAGAGTTGAAGGTTGATGTGTCATACGGGGGAAATTTCTATGCGATTGTAGACCCTCAGGAAAATTTTAAGGGGGTACAGGCCTATTCGGCAGAGCAACTGATCCAATGGAGCAGAAAGTTGCGGGAGAATATTAATAACAATTTCAAATTTGAACATCCGGATAACCCGACAATCTCCGGGCTTAGCCATATTTTATGGACGGGGGATACGCTGTCTGAGGAATCAACGGCCAGAAATGCAGTTTTTTATGGCGATAAAGCTATAGACCGTTCTCCTTGCGGTACGGGTACATCGGCAAGAATGGCCCAGTGGTATGCCAAAGGGTGGTTAAAAAAGGGCCAGCCTTTTATCCATGAGAGTATCATCGGTTCAAAATTTACAGGCCGGATTGAGGACGAAGTTATTGTGGCGGGTAAAAAGGGCATTATTCCGAGTGTGGAAGGCTGGGCCATGGTTTATGGTTATAACAATATCATTGTAGATGATGATGATCCGTATTCTGCAGGCTTTCAAGTGATTTAA
- a CDS encoding NAD(P)/FAD-dependent oxidoreductase gives MKKVAIIGGGVVGLSSAYYLSGLGYEVTIVSDDDQKAGCSYGNAGMIVPSHFIPLAAPGMVMMGLKWMLKADSPFHIKPRFSKDLVSWGWKFYKAATPANVQKAMHVLKEMNMESRNLYLQLADEESLNFSLQTKGLFMLCKTSHALKEESAVAEQARQFGMKAETLSAAELMNMEDGVEMDVEGGVYFPMDAYMVPGLFMSGMRALLEIMGVTFVSKKVTGIDMRGSRITALQVSDELIRADEFIVAAGAWSSELLKALRVNIPMQGGKGYSVMLDNPPIYPGICALLSEARVSVTPMNGAIRFGGTMELNGTDRTVNNKRVGGIYKSIPSYYPQFKDTDFQKSDVWVGLRPCSPDGLPYVGRFKHYDNLIAATGHSMMGMSLGPITGKLVSQIVSRQKTDIDIAILNPDRYN, from the coding sequence ATGAAAAAGGTTGCCATTATTGGTGGAGGTGTAGTAGGTCTCAGCTCTGCCTATTATCTGTCCGGGTTGGGGTATGAGGTTACGATAGTCAGCGATGACGATCAAAAAGCAGGCTGCTCTTATGGCAATGCCGGAATGATAGTGCCAAGCCATTTCATTCCGCTGGCTGCGCCCGGTATGGTGATGATGGGGTTGAAGTGGATGCTAAAAGCTGACAGCCCATTCCATATTAAGCCACGCTTTAGCAAAGATCTGGTTTCATGGGGCTGGAAATTTTACAAAGCCGCTACACCGGCGAATGTGCAAAAGGCAATGCATGTTCTCAAAGAAATGAATATGGAGAGCCGCAATCTTTACCTTCAACTGGCTGACGAGGAATCCCTTAATTTCTCATTACAAACCAAAGGCCTTTTCATGCTTTGCAAAACCAGTCACGCGCTAAAAGAAGAAAGTGCCGTGGCAGAGCAGGCAAGGCAGTTTGGAATGAAAGCAGAAACACTATCTGCCGCGGAGCTTATGAATATGGAAGATGGTGTGGAGATGGACGTGGAAGGAGGAGTGTACTTTCCAATGGACGCATATATGGTTCCCGGCCTGTTCATGTCGGGCATGAGAGCTCTTCTTGAGATAATGGGTGTAACATTTGTATCAAAAAAGGTTACAGGAATCGATATGCGCGGGAGCAGGATAACGGCTCTACAGGTTTCTGACGAGCTCATAAGGGCTGATGAATTTATAGTTGCAGCGGGAGCCTGGTCGTCCGAATTGTTAAAGGCACTGAGGGTAAACATACCTATGCAGGGAGGTAAAGGGTACAGCGTTATGCTGGATAATCCCCCGATATATCCCGGTATTTGTGCCTTGCTGTCTGAGGCGCGGGTCTCTGTAACGCCTATGAACGGGGCCATCAGGTTTGGCGGAACTATGGAGCTTAACGGAACGGACCGGACCGTTAATAACAAAAGGGTGGGAGGTATTTATAAATCTATACCAAGCTATTATCCGCAATTTAAGGATACCGATTTTCAAAAATCTGATGTTTGGGTGGGGCTAAGGCCCTGCTCTCCGGACGGGCTTCCCTATGTCGGCAGGTTTAAGCATTATGACAACCTGATAGCTGCTACCGGGCATTCTATGATGGGAATGAGCCTTGGACCCATTACCGGAAAACTGGTGTCTCAGATAGTATCCAGGCAAAAGACAGACATTGATATAGCGATACTTAACCCTGATCGCTATAACTGA
- a CDS encoding caspase family protein, whose amino-acid sequence MRSIAAILLFILSAISLQLHAQSSNEKRLALIIGNAEYQNANKLLNPVNDARSMKKALTGLGFEVMQYENLTQREMKQVIDEFGRKLEAYDVGLFYFAGHGIQANGNNYLIPVETNLTNEQQIEYDCVRADRVLGLMEYAKSKVNIVILDACRNNPFKRSWSRSAQGEGLAFMNAPSGSLIAYATAPGKTASDGSGSNGLYTEALLKNLFTPDLTILQVFQNVRKSVVDQSARQQIPWESTSLIGDFYFNKTQAGANEQEPKKKLVAKETSDVTTTSTSSINSRAIWKSDEKTWHLLDNKVQIASRTKYSYADDDLLAYDPETGTSYLLPGYTHLTDNVFRPAEILSERDQYFWRSKDLSFYVYDKGTSISTEIVHSKSDDDLLVYHPLTNATLLLERYYQLQDNKLRPARIISQSDNIFWKSKDNKYLFFIKGEQVASTTSSAAVNNDLLVYHEKNGSSYILKNFYNLQDDQLRSAMLISDHKDVFWSAFNNKFHLYVKGKDVSSQVTNKWSGSDLEVNYGNNTYLLKDFASRQDRQLREAIIMESAGKVEWKAENNLFYVKDNNKEIQLQTVYAMAGNDLLVYHPEKQKTYLLENYSHLQDNQWRNARLLSSSSESVFWMSEDNVYWLYVQGKQVAQETTSIAEGRNLLITHTTTGSKYRLKNFYDLQDKQIRPAEVISFNASPITKTDNTKSTDNYGPYTRKGNVTWRSKDNLYWLYVNGEQIAKRTRSVFIDSDLFVYDPTDNLSYLLESYKERQDDQVRSATIYDTSDQTWWRANDGGYYIYVKGELITTATNVQSYWADSDLIVYHKPSGITYRLEDYNTNKDNQLRPAFKVVD is encoded by the coding sequence ATGAGATCTATAGCTGCAATACTCCTTTTTATTTTATCCGCAATTTCATTGCAATTACATGCTCAGTCAAGCAATGAAAAAAGGCTGGCCCTGATTATTGGCAATGCTGAATATCAAAATGCCAATAAGCTTTTAAATCCTGTTAATGACGCCCGATCCATGAAAAAGGCTCTGACCGGTCTGGGCTTTGAGGTCATGCAATACGAAAATCTGACACAGCGTGAAATGAAGCAGGTAATAGATGAGTTTGGCCGTAAGCTGGAAGCCTATGACGTTGGACTGTTTTATTTTGCGGGCCATGGTATACAAGCTAATGGCAATAACTACCTCATTCCGGTAGAAACAAACCTTACCAATGAACAGCAGATAGAATACGACTGTGTGCGCGCTGACCGTGTTTTGGGATTAATGGAATATGCCAAAAGCAAAGTCAATATTGTAATTTTAGATGCCTGCCGTAACAATCCTTTCAAAAGAAGTTGGAGCCGCTCTGCCCAGGGAGAAGGCCTTGCCTTTATGAATGCCCCCAGTGGTTCTTTGATTGCCTATGCCACCGCTCCCGGAAAAACCGCCTCTGATGGTTCCGGCAGTAACGGACTTTATACCGAGGCTTTGCTGAAAAACCTTTTCACCCCTGACCTCACCATTTTACAGGTATTTCAGAATGTAAGAAAATCCGTGGTTGACCAGTCGGCCAGGCAACAGATCCCGTGGGAATCGACTTCTCTGATCGGAGACTTCTATTTTAATAAAACTCAGGCCGGAGCCAACGAGCAGGAACCCAAAAAGAAGCTGGTTGCCAAAGAAACCAGCGATGTAACCACTACATCAACATCATCCATAAACTCTCGGGCCATCTGGAAATCCGACGAAAAAACATGGCATTTGCTGGATAATAAAGTACAGATAGCTTCCCGCACCAAATATTCTTACGCAGATGACGACCTGTTGGCTTATGACCCTGAAACAGGAACTTCTTATTTGTTACCCGGCTATACGCACCTTACCGACAATGTATTCAGGCCTGCAGAGATCCTCTCTGAAAGGGATCAATACTTTTGGAGGTCTAAAGATCTTAGCTTTTATGTCTACGACAAAGGTACCAGCATCAGCACTGAAATAGTCCACTCCAAGTCTGATGATGATCTTCTGGTATATCATCCACTGACCAATGCCACACTGCTCCTGGAAAGATACTACCAGTTGCAGGACAATAAATTGCGCCCGGCAAGGATTATCTCCCAATCAGACAATATATTCTGGAAATCCAAAGACAATAAATACCTCTTTTTTATTAAGGGGGAGCAGGTAGCCAGTACTACTTCTTCCGCCGCGGTCAATAACGACCTGCTCGTTTATCATGAAAAAAACGGCTCCAGTTATATTTTAAAGAATTTTTATAACCTGCAGGATGATCAGCTTCGTTCTGCCATGCTCATCAGTGATCATAAAGATGTTTTCTGGTCAGCCTTCAATAACAAGTTCCACCTTTATGTCAAAGGCAAAGATGTATCTTCACAGGTTACCAATAAATGGTCTGGCAGCGACCTTGAAGTAAACTATGGCAACAACACTTATTTACTTAAAGACTTTGCCAGCCGCCAGGACAGGCAATTAAGAGAAGCTATCATCATGGAATCGGCAGGAAAAGTGGAGTGGAAAGCCGAAAATAACCTGTTTTATGTAAAGGACAACAATAAGGAAATCCAGCTACAGACTGTCTATGCCATGGCCGGTAACGACCTGCTGGTATACCATCCTGAAAAACAGAAAACATATCTTCTGGAAAATTACAGCCACCTTCAGGATAATCAATGGAGAAATGCCCGGTTGCTTTCCTCTTCGTCTGAGTCTGTATTCTGGATGTCTGAAGACAATGTGTATTGGCTTTATGTACAAGGAAAACAGGTAGCCCAGGAAACCACCAGTATTGCTGAAGGACGTAACCTGTTAATAACACACACCACTACTGGCTCAAAATATCGCCTCAAAAATTTTTATGACCTTCAGGATAAGCAAATACGTCCGGCCGAAGTCATAAGCTTTAATGCTTCGCCGATTACCAAAACAGATAATACAAAATCTACAGATAACTATGGCCCCTATACCCGTAAGGGCAACGTTACCTGGAGATCGAAAGACAACCTTTACTGGCTGTATGTTAATGGAGAACAGATAGCTAAAAGAACAAGAAGTGTATTTATTGACAGCGACCTCTTTGTCTATGACCCTACCGACAACCTTTCCTACCTGCTTGAAAGCTACAAAGAAAGACAGGATGACCAGGTCAGGTCGGCCACGATCTATGACACTTCGGATCAAACGTGGTGGCGGGCCAATGACGGCGGCTATTACATTTATGTAAAAGGTGAGCTCATCACTACAGCCACCAATGTACAATCTTATTGGGCAGACAGTGACCTTATAGTATACCACAAACCATCCGGAATCACTTATCGGCTGGAGGACTATAACACCAATAAAGACAATCAGCTCAGGCCGGCTTTTAAGGTAGTGGATTAG
- a CDS encoding cysteine-rich CWC family protein, producing MKHELKYCPRCNGSFECKVGSVVLCQCSTVKLSQEERNFINDKYEDCLCAACMEALRDEYNREKFQLRLKKIGYGF from the coding sequence ATGAAGCATGAATTAAAATATTGTCCTCGGTGTAACGGCTCTTTTGAGTGCAAGGTAGGCTCCGTAGTACTATGCCAGTGCTCCACTGTAAAGTTGAGCCAGGAAGAGCGGAATTTCATCAATGATAAATATGAAGATTGCCTTTGTGCTGCCTGTATGGAAGCCCTGAGGGATGAATATAACCGGGAGAAATTTCAACTCAGACTCAAGAAAATAGGGTACGGTTTTTAA